From a single Paenibacillus sp. FSL R5-0345 genomic region:
- a CDS encoding phosphoglycerate kinase, translated as MNKKSVRDVEVKGKRVFVRVDFNVPVEDGKITDDTRIRETLPTIKYLIENGAKIILASHMGRPKGQFVDSMRLTTAAERLSELLGKPVAKADEAVGDAVKAKIAELGEGDVLVLENVRFYPGEEKNDPELAKQFAELADLFVNDAFGAAHRAHASTEGIAHFLPAVSGLLMEKELTVLGKALTNPERPFTAIIGGSKVKDKIDVIDNLLSLADNVLIGGGLSYTFTKAQGFEIGKSLVDNDKLDVALGFIEKAKALGKNFMLPVDVVVADKFGADANTKIVNYNEIPEGWEGLDIGPKTRELYADIIKNSKLVVWNGPMGVFEIDKFAEGTLAVAKACATTEGYTVIGGGDSAAAAEKFHLADQMDHISTGGGASLEFMEGKALPGVEALNDK; from the coding sequence ATGAACAAAAAGAGCGTCCGTGATGTAGAAGTAAAGGGTAAACGCGTATTTGTACGCGTGGATTTCAACGTACCTGTAGAAGACGGTAAGATTACTGATGATACTCGTATTCGCGAAACACTTCCAACCATTAAATATTTGATCGAGAACGGTGCAAAGATTATTCTCGCAAGTCACATGGGCCGTCCTAAAGGCCAATTCGTAGATTCCATGCGTTTGACTACTGCTGCTGAACGTCTGTCCGAGCTTCTCGGCAAACCAGTAGCTAAAGCTGATGAAGCTGTTGGCGATGCTGTAAAAGCAAAAATTGCTGAGCTAGGCGAAGGCGACGTACTTGTACTTGAGAACGTTCGTTTCTACCCAGGCGAAGAAAAGAACGATCCTGAATTGGCTAAACAATTTGCTGAATTGGCTGATTTGTTCGTCAATGATGCGTTTGGTGCGGCTCACCGTGCACATGCATCGACAGAAGGTATCGCTCATTTCCTACCAGCTGTATCCGGTCTTTTGATGGAGAAAGAATTGACCGTTCTTGGTAAAGCTCTTACTAACCCAGAACGTCCTTTCACTGCGATCATCGGTGGTTCGAAAGTTAAAGACAAGATTGATGTTATTGATAACTTGTTGTCTTTGGCTGATAACGTTCTGATCGGCGGTGGATTGTCTTATACATTCACTAAAGCTCAAGGCTTCGAAATTGGTAAGTCACTTGTAGACAACGACAAACTTGACGTTGCTCTTGGATTCATCGAAAAAGCTAAAGCACTTGGCAAAAACTTCATGCTTCCTGTTGATGTTGTTGTTGCTGATAAATTCGGTGCTGATGCTAACACTAAGATCGTTAATTACAATGAAATCCCAGAAGGTTGGGAAGGACTTGATATCGGACCTAAGACTCGTGAACTTTATGCCGATATTATCAAAAACTCCAAGCTGGTTGTCTGGAATGGACCTATGGGCGTATTCGAAATCGATAAATTCGCTGAAGGTACACTTGCAGTAGCAAAAGCTTGTGCAACAACTGAAGGTTACACTGTTATTGGCGGCGGAGATTCCGCAGCAGCAGCAGAAAAATTCCACCTGGCTGACCAAATGGATCACATCTCCACTGGTGGCGGTGCATCCCTTGAGTTCATGGAAGGCAAGGCGCTTCCTGGCGTAGAAGCACTGAACGACAAGTAA
- the tpiA gene encoding triose-phosphate isomerase has protein sequence MRTPIIAGNWKMFKTVPEAESFIADIKGKAEVEGVETVICAPFTNLPALVAAAKGTDIKIGAQNLHFEDNGAYTGEISGVMLSDLGVDYVIIGHSERRAYFGETDEIVNKKMHAAFRHGITPIVCVGEKLEEREADQTKAVCKVQTEAAFQGLSAEQAAKVVIAYEPIWAIGTGKSSTSQDANEVIAYIRSLVKDLYDVATAEAVRIQYGGSVKPENVTEYMGQSDIDGALVGGASLQPASFVQLVEGAK, from the coding sequence ATGAGAACACCAATTATTGCGGGTAACTGGAAGATGTTCAAAACAGTTCCTGAAGCAGAAAGCTTTATTGCTGACATCAAAGGCAAAGCAGAAGTAGAAGGCGTTGAGACTGTAATCTGCGCTCCATTTACTAACCTGCCTGCACTTGTAGCAGCTGCAAAAGGTACAGACATCAAGATTGGCGCACAGAACCTGCACTTTGAAGATAACGGTGCTTACACAGGAGAAATCAGTGGTGTAATGCTTAGCGATCTTGGCGTAGACTATGTAATCATTGGTCACTCAGAGCGTCGTGCTTATTTTGGCGAAACAGATGAAATCGTGAATAAGAAAATGCATGCTGCATTCCGTCACGGTATCACTCCAATCGTATGTGTTGGCGAAAAGCTCGAAGAGCGTGAAGCTGATCAAACGAAAGCTGTATGTAAAGTACAAACTGAAGCTGCATTCCAAGGCCTTAGTGCTGAGCAAGCAGCAAAAGTTGTCATTGCATACGAACCTATCTGGGCTATTGGCACAGGTAAATCTTCCACTTCCCAAGATGCTAACGAAGTTATTGCGTACATCCGCAGTCTTGTAAAAGATCTGTATGATGTTGCAACAGCTGAAGCTGTTCGTATTCAATACGGCGGCAGCGTGAAGCCTGAGAATGTAACTGAGTACATGGGCCAAAGCGACATCGATGGTGCGCTTGTTGGCGGTGCCAGCTTGCAGCCTGCTTCCTTCGTTCAATTGGTTGAGGGGGCGAAGTAA
- the gpmI gene encoding 2,3-bisphosphoglycerate-independent phosphoglycerate mutase yields the protein MSAPRPVALIIMDGFGLRGTSEGNAVAQANKPNYDRYLKQYPNTTLTACGEAVGLPEGQMGNSEVGHLNIGAGRIVYQDLTRIDKSIREGEFFDNETLVAAVRNAKNTGKKLHLYALVSDGGVHSHINHLFAMLDLAKKEDMHEVYIHAFMDGRDVPPDSGKKFVQDLVAKIEEVGVGTIATVSGRYYAMDRDKRWDRVEKAYRAMVYGEGPKYTDALQAITASYSNSVFDEFVEPSVIVDSEGKPVTAVESGDSVVFLNFRPDRAIQLSQVFTNQDFRGFDRGPLFPQDLHFVCLTTFSETVQGYVAYSPKNLDNTLGEVLVQHNKKQLRIAETEKYPHVTFFFSGGRDEELPGETRILINSPKVATYDLQPEMSAYEVAAACVAEIEAERQDAIILNFANPDMVGHSGMLEPTIKAVEVTDECVGKVVDAVVAKGGVAIIIADHGNADMVFDENGRPFTAHTTNPVPFILTDENVVLRDRGILADVAPTILDLMGIPQPAEMTGQSMIASRK from the coding sequence ATGTCAGCTCCAAGACCTGTAGCTTTGATCATCATGGATGGTTTCGGTTTGCGTGGAACATCTGAAGGTAATGCCGTTGCTCAAGCTAACAAACCTAACTATGACCGTTACTTGAAACAATATCCTAATACTACCCTTACTGCTTGTGGTGAAGCTGTTGGTCTTCCAGAAGGCCAAATGGGCAACTCTGAAGTAGGGCACTTAAATATTGGTGCAGGACGGATTGTATACCAGGATTTGACTCGTATTGATAAATCGATCCGTGAGGGCGAATTCTTCGATAATGAAACACTGGTAGCCGCAGTTAGAAATGCTAAGAACACAGGTAAAAAGCTTCATCTTTACGCGCTTGTATCCGACGGAGGGGTACATAGCCACATTAACCACCTGTTTGCTATGCTTGACCTGGCTAAGAAAGAAGATATGCACGAAGTGTATATCCATGCTTTCATGGATGGCCGTGATGTACCTCCAGATAGTGGTAAGAAGTTTGTCCAAGATCTGGTGGCTAAGATTGAAGAAGTTGGAGTAGGTACAATTGCAACGGTATCCGGACGTTATTACGCCATGGACCGTGACAAACGTTGGGATCGTGTAGAAAAAGCCTATCGTGCTATGGTTTATGGCGAAGGCCCTAAATACACGGATGCTCTGCAAGCTATCACTGCTTCTTATTCAAATTCCGTGTTCGACGAATTCGTTGAACCTAGCGTGATTGTAGACAGTGAAGGCAAGCCGGTAACGGCAGTAGAGAGCGGCGATTCCGTCGTGTTCCTCAACTTCCGCCCTGACCGTGCTATTCAGTTGTCACAAGTGTTCACGAATCAAGATTTCCGCGGTTTCGACCGGGGTCCGTTGTTCCCACAAGACTTGCACTTCGTATGCCTGACTACTTTCAGCGAAACGGTACAAGGTTATGTAGCCTATTCACCGAAGAACCTGGATAACACATTGGGTGAAGTACTTGTGCAACACAACAAGAAGCAACTGCGCATCGCGGAAACTGAGAAGTATCCGCACGTAACGTTCTTCTTCAGTGGTGGACGTGATGAGGAACTTCCAGGAGAAACTCGTATCTTGATCAACTCTCCTAAAGTAGCAACCTATGATCTTCAACCTGAGATGAGTGCTTACGAAGTGGCTGCAGCCTGCGTAGCAGAAATCGAAGCGGAAAGACAGGATGCTATTATCCTTAACTTTGCAAACCCTGATATGGTTGGACACTCCGGTATGCTGGAGCCAACAATCAAGGCTGTAGAGGTAACGGATGAGTGTGTAGGTAAAGTAGTGGACGCAGTAGTTGCCAAGGGTGGCGTTGCGATCATTATCGCCGATCACGGTAATGCAGACATGGTATTTGATGAGAACGGTCGTCCGTTCACAGCTCATACCACTAACCCGGTTCCGTTCATCCTTACGGATGAAAATGTTGTATTGCGCGATCGCGGTATCCTTGCTGATGTAGCACCAACCATTCTGGATCTGATGGGAATTCCGCAACCTGCGGAAATGACTGGTCAATCTATGATCGCTAGTCGCAAATAA
- the eno gene encoding phosphopyruvate hydratase produces the protein MTIISDVYAREVLDSRGNPTVEVDVYLESGAKGRAIVPSGASTGAHEAVELRDGDKSRYMGKGVLKAVENVNEIIAPEVIGMDALDQVGIDKLMITLDGTHNKGKLGANAILAVSMAVARAAAAALDIPLYVYLGGFNAKTLPVPMMNIINGGEHADNNIDVQEFMVLPVGAPSFKEALRTGAEIFHNLKSVLQSKGLNTAVGDEGGFAPNLGSNEEAITTIIEAIEKAGYKPGVDVFLGMDVASTEFYKDGKYTLAGEGKSYTSAEYVDLLASWVEKYPIITIEDGMSEDDWDGWKLLTEKLGDKVQLVGDDLFVTNTERLATGIEKGIGNSILVKVNQIGTLTETFDAIEMAKRAGYTAVISHRSGESEDSTIADIAVATNAGQIKTGAPSRTDRVAKYNQLLRIEDELGELAQYNGLKSFYNLKR, from the coding sequence ATGACTATTATTTCTGATGTTTATGCTCGCGAAGTCCTTGACTCCCGTGGTAACCCTACTGTAGAGGTTGACGTTTATCTTGAATCCGGTGCTAAAGGCCGCGCTATCGTTCCTTCCGGCGCTTCCACTGGCGCTCATGAAGCTGTAGAGCTTCGTGATGGCGACAAATCCCGTTACATGGGTAAAGGCGTTCTGAAAGCTGTTGAGAACGTAAATGAAATCATCGCTCCAGAAGTTATCGGTATGGACGCTCTTGACCAAGTGGGCATCGACAAATTGATGATCACTTTGGACGGAACTCATAACAAAGGTAAATTGGGCGCTAACGCGATCCTAGCTGTATCCATGGCCGTAGCTCGCGCAGCTGCAGCAGCTTTGGATATTCCTTTGTACGTATACCTGGGCGGATTCAACGCTAAGACTCTTCCAGTACCAATGATGAACATCATCAATGGTGGTGAGCATGCGGACAACAACATCGATGTTCAAGAGTTCATGGTTCTTCCTGTAGGAGCTCCAAGCTTTAAAGAAGCTCTTCGTACAGGTGCTGAAATCTTCCACAACTTGAAATCCGTACTTCAATCCAAAGGCCTGAACACAGCTGTAGGTGACGAAGGTGGTTTCGCACCGAACCTTGGTTCGAATGAAGAAGCAATCACTACAATTATCGAAGCTATCGAAAAAGCTGGTTACAAACCAGGTGTTGACGTATTCTTGGGTATGGACGTTGCTTCCACTGAGTTCTACAAAGACGGTAAATACACCCTTGCTGGCGAAGGTAAATCTTACACTTCCGCTGAGTATGTTGACCTTCTTGCTTCATGGGTTGAAAAATATCCTATCATCACAATCGAAGACGGTATGTCCGAAGACGACTGGGATGGTTGGAAATTGCTTACTGAAAAATTGGGAGACAAAGTTCAATTGGTTGGTGACGACTTGTTCGTTACAAACACTGAGCGTCTTGCAACAGGTATCGAAAAAGGTATCGGTAACTCCATCTTGGTTAAGGTTAACCAAATTGGTACATTGACTGAAACTTTCGATGCTATCGAAATGGCTAAACGTGCTGGTTACACAGCAGTTATCTCTCACCGTTCCGGTGAATCCGAAGATAGCACAATCGCTGACATCGCTGTTGCGACTAATGCTGGTCAAATCAAAACTGGTGCTCCTTCCCGTACAGACCGTGTTGCTAAATACAACCAATTGCTTCGCATCGAAGACGAGTTGGGTGAATTGGCTCAATACAACGGCCTGAAATCCTTCTACAACCTTAAAAGATAA
- the secG gene encoding preprotein translocase subunit SecG translates to MDIFLKVVLLIFSVGLIAVVLLQKGKSAGLSGAISGGAEHLFGKTKARGMELVLQRVTVGLAAGFFIMAILAAVFID, encoded by the coding sequence ATGGATATCTTTTTGAAAGTTGTGCTCCTGATTTTTTCCGTCGGTCTTATTGCGGTCGTTCTTCTGCAAAAGGGGAAAAGCGCGGGTCTTTCCGGTGCCATCTCCGGCGGTGCTGAGCATCTCTTTGGTAAAACAAAAGCTCGGGGTATGGAACTCGTACTACAACGTGTAACTGTTGGACTTGCTGCAGGATTCTTCATTATGGCGATTCTAGCTGCTGTTTTCATTGACTAA